CAAGGAAAGTAATAACGGGGCTGTACCCGTGCTGGTTTATGTAGCCGTCACCACACCCTTTGATCCCCGCTTCGACGCCAACGGGAACTTTGTCCCCGTCCGCTCGCTGACCTACCTGGCCCAGTCCGCCGGTCAGATCACCCAGTTGCTCGTCGACGAAGGCTCCTACGTTCAACAGGGCCAGGTCATGGCGGTGCTGGACGATAAACTCCTCCAGGCCGACCTGGTCAACCAGCAAAGCCGGCTCGACCAGGCCGCCCGCGACAAGGCCCGTATGGAAGCCGCCCTGCCCGCCGGCGGGGTTACCCAGAAACAGGTGGACGACGCCCGTTTCCAATACGACCAGATCGCCGCACAGGTCGAACAGGCCAAAAAGCGCATCAACGACGCATCGATTAAGGCGCCCATTTCCGGCGTGGTCAATAAGAAATATGTAGAACAAGGCACTTATCTCGCCTTAGGCAATAAGATTGTGGACATCGTCGATGTTTCCCGGCTCAAGCTGACGGTGAATGTACCCGAAGGCCAGGTGGTCGGGCTTAAGGTCGGTAACAAGGTGGACGTCACCGCTAACGTCTATCCCGAAGCGCACTACAGCGGGCGCATCACGTTTATTGCCGTACAAGGGGACGCCAACCTGAGCTACCCGGTGGACATCGAGATCGGCAACGACGCGGGCAAACCCGTCAAGGCGGGGATGTACGGCACCGCGCACTTCACGCTGCCGTCGATGCAGCCGATGATGCTCGTCCCGCGTTCCTCGTTTAACGGGGGCGTCAACAGCGGGGAAGTCTATGTCATGAAAGGAGGCCTGGCCCGTATTCAGAAGGTCGTGGCCGGCCGCATATACGGGGATAGGGTAGAGGTACGCGAGGGGCTCAATCAAGGTGATACAGTGATTACGAGCGGGCAGGTGAATTTGGTGGACGGAACGCAGGTGACGGTTCAGAAGCAATAGGGACTCAGCTCCCGGCGGCGCCTCGCGCCGCCGCCGCGGGGCGCAAAACACGACATTATGCAAATTTCAAAAATTTCGATACAGCGGCCGACGCTGGTGGTGGTGCTCTTTTCCATCCTCACGCTGATGGGCCTGCTGTCCTACTCCACACTGAACTACGAACTGTTCCCGAAGTTCGCTTCGAACGTCATCACCATTACCACGGTGTATCCCGGGGCCGGCCCCGAAGAGGTCGAGAGCTCGGTCACCAAAAAGATCGAGAACGCCGTGGCCGCTATGGAAAACGTAAAAAAACTCACGGCCATTTCAAGCGACAACCTCTCCGTGCTGACCATCCAGCTCACGACCGCGGCCAACGCCGACGTGTCCCTGGAAGACGCCCAGCGCCGGGTGAACGTCATCATCTCGGACCTGCCCACGGACGCCAAGACGCCTTCGCTCAACAAATTCGACCTGAGTGACCTCCCCATCATCACGCTGTCGGCTTCCGCCGATATGGAGGCCACCAAGCTGTATGACATCGTCAACCAGAAGATACAACCCCTGTTGTCCCGGCTCCCTGGCATGGCCCAGGTGACGCTGGTCGGTGGTTCCGAGCGCGAGATCCAGATCAACGTGAATTCCCAGAAACTGGAGGCCTATAAACTGTCCCTTGCGCAGGTGCGCCAGGTCGTGACCAACGCCAACCAGGAATTCCCCACGGGCGCCATCAAAACGGATGCACAAAACACGTCGATCCGCCTGGCCGCGAAGTTTACCAGCATCGACCAGATCCGCAACCTTGTCATCACCACCACCGATGACGGTACCCAGGTCCGTTTGTCTGATGTCGCCGACGTCCAGGACGGGATCAAAGACCAGGACCAGCTCTCCCGCGTGGACAGGGTCGACGCCATCGCCCTCCAGCTCCAGAAGCAAACCGACGCCAACGCCGTCGAGGTGTCCAAGGAAGTGAAGGCCGCCGTTGCCCAGCTCGAACAGGACTACTCGGCCTACAAACTCAAGCTCAACATCGCCAACGATACCACCACCTTTACGCTGGATTCGGCGAACTCCGTCATCCGCGACCTTTTTATCGCCGTCCTCCTCGTGGCCGCGGTGATGCTGCTGTTTCTGCACACCCTGAGGAACGCCTTTATCACGATGATCTCGATCCCGGCCTCGCTGGTTGCGACGTTTATCGGGATCAAGCTCCTGGGCTATTCGCTCAACCTCATGTCCCTGCTGGGGCTCTCGCTGGTAGTCGGGATCCTGGTGGACGACGCCATCGTGGTCCTGGAGAACATCCACCGGCACATGGAAATGGGCAAAAACAAGGTGCGCGCTGCCTACGACGGCGTCGCGGAGATCGGCACCACCGTTATGTCCATCACCTTTGTCATCGTGGTGGTGTTCCTTCCCATCTCCCTGACCAACGAAATCGTGTCCCAGATCCTGCGGCAGTTTTGTATCGTGGTCGTCATCGCCACGGGTTTCTCCCTGCTCGCGTCGTTTACGATCGTGCCCCTGTTGTACTCCCGCATGGGTAAGGTGGAACATTTGACGGGGAAAAATATTTTCGAAAAATTCATCATGTGGTTCGAGCGCCGTCTCGACGCCTTCACCCACTGGATGAGCGCCACGCTCCGCTGGTGTCTGCGCCACCGGATCGCGACCCTCGGGATCGCCACCGTGCTGCTCTTTTCCTCCTTTTACCTGGTCGGCGGCGGCTTTATCGGGGGGGAATTCATCCCCAACGGTGACCGCGGCCAGTTTATCGTCGCCCTGGAACTGCCCAAGGACGCCTCCGTCCAGCAGGCCAACCAGGCCACGATGAAAGCCGAAGCCTACTTAGCCACCAAACCGGAGATCACCTCCATGATCACCGTGGTAGGGCAGGCCAGCGCCGACAACTTCGGCCAGGCCAACCAGGCCGTGGCCTACGAGTCCCAGATCACCGTGACCCTTGTCGACGAAAGCAAACGCAGCGTCGGCTCCGACATCTATGCCGCCCACGTCAAACAGGAACTCGCCGCCCAGCTTACCGGGGTGAAGGTCAAAACCCTCCCCGTGAGCATCCTCGGTTCCGCCCAGGCCGCCCCCATCCAGCTCGACGTCCTTGGCGCCGACCTCGACAGCGCCATGGCTTTTGCCAATGTCGCCCTGGAGACCCTGCGAAAGATCAACGGTGTCACCGAAGCAAAACTGTCCATGGAAAACGGCACCCCTGAGGTCGACGTCCACTTCGACCGCGACAAGATGTCCGCATTGGGGCTGACCCTCGACGTCGTCGGTGCCACCATGCAGACTGCCTTCCAGGGAACCGCGGACGACAGCAAACTCAAATACCGTCAGGGCGCCTACGAATACGACATCAACATGCGTTTCGGGAAGTTCGACCGCAAGAACATCGCCGACGTATCCAACCTTTCTTTTGTCAACAATAAAGGACAGCTCGTCAAACTCAACCAGTTTGCCACCGTCACCGAAGGCTCCGGCCCCAGCGAACTCGAACGCCGCGACAAAAGCCCCTCCGTATCCGTCCGCAGCCAGGTCATCGGCCGTCCTTCCGGTACCGTGACCGCAGAATTTGCGGCCGCGTTGCTCAAGCTCCGCCGTCCCACCGGGGTCACCTACATCTTTGCCGGTGACCAGGAAAACCAAGGCGACGCCTTTAGCACCCTCGGGATCGCCCTGCTGATCTCCATCGTCCTCGTCTACCTCATCATGGTTGCCCTGTACGACAGCTACGTGTATCCCATGGTCGTCATGGGGTCACTCCCCATGGCCCTGATCGGCGCCCTGCTCGCCCTCGCCCTGACCAACAATACCCTCAATATCTTTACGATCATGGGTATGATCATGCTCATGGGTCTGGTCGCCAAAAACGCCATCATCCTCGTCGACTTCACCAACCAAAGCAAGGCCGAAGGCCACAATACCTTCGACGCCCTCGTCTACGCCAACCACGCCCGTCTCCGCCCCATCCTCATGACCACCATCGCCATGGTGTTCGGGATGTTGCCCATCGCCCTCGCCAAAGGCGGCGTGTCCGCGGTAGAAAACGGCCTCGCCTGGGTCGTCATCGGCGGTCTGGTCAGCTCCATGTTCCTGACGCTGATCGTCGTGCCCGTCATCTACTCGCTGGCCGACGGGTTTATGCGGCGGTTCCACCTCGGGCATCCTGAAAAGAAGAAACAAGTCATCCAGCAAATGGCGGAAGAGCCCTCCGGGAATGGGCAGGCCGTTGTTGCGGTACATCATTAATCTTGATACACTCACTACGTCTGATGAGCGCGGCCCCAGGAGGGGCCGCGCTTGCGTTTGGGCCCCTCCTGGGCCGCGTTTGGGTTCCCGGCCGGGAACCCTTATTTTTGCCCAATGTCCTTTACCGTCAACGCCTTTCTCACCCGCTCCGAGTTTATCCGCATGAGCGTCCGGCGCACCTACACCAACCCGGTCATCCTTTTTTTCTCCTGTGTGGGCGTGGCTGCGCTGGGCCTGGGGCTGCTCCAACTGGCGCACCTGGTTCCGCCTTTCGGGAATATATATCCCACGCTTTTTATCGGTGTCTATTTCTGTCTCGCTTTTCCGGCGTTCAATGCCTGGCTGGCCGCCCGCACCTACCGCTACGGAACCCTGAGTTCCCAACACGTCGTGTACACGTTTTCGGAGGAAGGGTTGCGGCTGAGTACCGCTACGGACGCCCTTCCCTGGGAGGGGATCGTGCGCAAGCAGCGCATTGGGAAGTACCTGTTGCTCTTTACCGACCGGGTGTCGGCTTTTATACTGCCGATAGACGGGTTTAGTGCCGAGGGGCTGGCGTTTGTTGCGGCGCATGTGCCGAAGGGGCGGATTTAGTACCTTTGCCCGATGCGTTTTGTTTCCCAAAAAACCGCGAGGCCCTCTTTCGCGAAGCCCTCTTTAGTGATCGGCCGCAAGCCCCTGCTTGAAGCCCTTGAAGCCGGTAAGGGCATGGACAGAATCTTTATGCAAAAGGGCGTGTCCGGCGAAGGGATCGACGAGATCCGAAAGCTCGCGGCTACCCTTCAGGTGCCTATCAATACCGTTCCGGTTGAAAAGCTCAACGGCTTTACCCGGGCAAACCACCAGGGCGTCGTCGCGATTGCCGCGCTGATCACCTACATGGACCTCCAGGCGGTCATCGACCAGACGGTGGAAAAGGGGGTGGCGCCGCTCCTGGTTATGCTCGACGGCGTCACCGACGTCCGGAACATCGGTGCCATTGCCCGGAGCGCGCTTTGCTGCGGGGCGCAGGCGCTGATCATCCCCGACAAAGGCGTGGGGGCCCTCAACGAAGAGGCCATGAAGTCCTCCGCGGGGGCCCTGGAAAAGATCCATGTATGCCGCGTGTCCAGCCTGCTGAAGGCCGTCGATACGCTGCACCTCAATGGCATCCAGGTGTACACGTCTGAAATGAACGCGCCCTCCCGTGTTTTCGAATTGGACTGGACCATCCCCGCCTGTATGATCATGGGCAACGAGGAAACCGGTGTCCAGCCCTTTTTACGCAAAGCCGCCGACGCCCGTTTCACGATCCCCATGGCCGGGACGTTTGATTCGTTCAACGTCTCCGTCGCCGCGGGGATCATACTCTACGAAGCACTGAAAAGCCGCCTATATGCACACTAAGGACAGCACCGCGCCCGCCCTCAAAAACAACCGTTTTGTAAAAGTCATCGAATGCCCCCGCGACGCCATGCAGGGCTGGAAACACCAGATCCCCACGGCCGTCAAGGTGGACTATATTAATGCCCTGTTGCGCGTCGGCTTTGACACCCTTGACTTCGGGAGCTTCGTATCCCCCAAAGCCATTCCCCAGATGGCTGACACCGAGGCCGTCCTCGCCGGGCTGCACCGACCGATCCACGACACCCGTCTGCTTGCGATCATCGCCAACCGCCGGGGGGCCGAAGAAGCCTGCAGCCACCCCGAAGTGGGTTACCTTGGGTATCCCTTCTCCGTGTCCGAGACCTTTCAACTTCAAAACACCGGCGCTACCATCGCCGAATCCCTCGAACGCGTCTTCGACATCCACTACCTCGCCAAACAGTCCGACAAACAACTCGTCGTTTACCTGTCGATGGCCTTTGGCAATCCCTACGGTGACGCCTACTCGAAGGACATCGTCTACCACTGGGCCCAAAAGCTCGCCCACATGGGGATCACCAGCATATCCCTGGCCGACACCGTAGGGTTGGCCAGTCCTTCCGATATTTTTCACCTCACCAAACACGTCGTGGACGCGCTCCCTGAAATGGAGATCGGCGTCCACCTCCACAGCCGCCCGGGCGAGGTCTCCGAAAAGGTCGCCGCCGCCCTTGACGCCGGCTCCCGCCGTATCGACGGGGCCATCGGTGGATTTGGCGGGTGTCCTATGGCGCAGGATGAGCTCGTGGGGAACCTGGATACGTCCGATATAGTTTCCTACCTGCATGCGCATGGGTACGAAACGCATATCAATGGCGAAGCCCTGGACGAGGCCAGGGCTTTCGCGGGGACGATCTTTGTGTAGGGCGGCGCCGACGGCTGCGCGGCACCGCGCCGTGCGTGTGCACACGGCTACGCGCCGCGCGCGGCGGCTACTGGCTCGTAAATTTCTGTAGCAAGCCCGGCAAGGCCGAGGTAATAGCCCCGGATACTTCCGGGCTCAGCCCGAATTTTTCGGCGAGGCTGTTGACGCCCCCGTCGAGTGCACTGGTCAGGGCGCTTCCCCCACCGAGGGCACCCAGCAAGCCGCCGCCCGCACCGCCTTCACCCGCCTGGTTAGCTACGTGTTGGGCAATTTCATTGTGCAACGCCTCTTGCTGGTCGGCAGGCAATGCCGCGACCTGGGGATTGTCTGCCAGATGATCCTTAACCGCTTGTAAAATTTCGTCAAACATTTTTTTGAATTGAGGTGTTTATAATGTTTGAAATATACGAAAATTAGGCACCGCCGAGTTCCACAAGTTTCTCGAAAACGACTTCGTATTCGCCGTTGAGACGCTCGATAGCGGCGACCGTGTCCTTATAGGCTTTTTCCGTCTCCTGGAACCTGGCGGCGTTGGCGTATACGTCGGGGCTGCCGAGGGCGGCTTCGAGCTCGGCCTTGCGGGCGTTGGTTTTCGCCAGTTCGGCTTCGACCTGCTCGAAACGGCGTTGGTGTTTTTGGAGCTCTTTTTTGGCTTCTTTGTCGATGGGCTCACCCCCAGGTTTTGGCGCGGGGGCGCTGACCTTCGGGGCGGGTGACGGAGGTGGGGCCGGTGCGGCGGCGGTTTTCGCCGCGGGCTCGTTCGCCGCGGCTTTGCCACTGCCCTTGCGGGGCGCAGCACTCTCCGCGGCGCGGGCCGCCATGCGGTTTTTCCAATCCACCCATTCCTCGTAGTGACCGACGAATTCTTTGATCTGGTGGTTCTCGTCGATTTCCCAGATTTTGTTGGCGGTCTTTTGGACGAAATAGCGGTCGTGGCTGACGAGGAGGAGGCTGCCTTCGTAGCGGTTTAACGAATCGATGAGGAGGTTGACGGAGTGCATGTCGAGGTGGTTGGTCGGTTCGTCGAGCAGGAGGAAGTTGGCCTTGCTGACGATGACTTTGGCCAGCGCGACGCGGGCTTTTTCGCCGCCGGACAGGACCTTGATTTTCTTTTCCACCTCATCACCGCTGAACAGAAAACAACCCAGTAGGGTGCGCAATTCGAACTCCGTCTTTTGCGAGCCGCAGTGCAACATTTCGGCGAGCACGGTCTGGTTGACGTCGAGGGCTTCGAGCTGGTGCTGGGCGTAAAAGCTTTCCACGACGTTGTGGCCCCAGACGCGTTCCCCGGTAAAGGGTTCCGTTCCGGCAATGATGCGCAGGGCGGTAGATTTACCCCGTCCATTGGCACCAATGAGGGCGATCTTGTCGCCCCTGTTGATCTCGGCGTCGGTATGTTCGAGGATGACGTTATTGCCAAAGGCTTTGCTGACGTCTTTGAGCGTGACCAGGATCTTACCGGGTTGTTGGTTGACGGAAAAGTTGATGCGCAAGTCGGGACGCTCGACCTTGACATCCTCGATACGGTCAAGTTTGTCGAGGCGTTTCATGGCGCTTTGCGCTGCGGCCGCTTTGGAGGCCTTGGCTTTAAATCGCTCGATAAAACGTTCCTGCTGGCGGATATAGTCCTGCTGGTTTTCGAAGGAGCGTTGCTGAAGCTCCGTCCGAAGGACTTTTTCCTCCATATAGTAGGAATAATTCCCTGAATAGATATGGAGCTGTTGCTGGTAGAGCTCGACGATCTTGGTGACCATGCGGTCGAGGAAGTACCGGTCGTGGGAAATGATCACGACGGAGCCCTGGTAGTGGACGAGGTATTTTTCCAGCCATTCAATGGACGGGAGGTCAAGGTGGTTGGTCGGTTCGTCCAAAAGGAGCAAATCGGGTTTTTGAAGAATCATTTTGGCGAGCAGGACGCGCATCCGCCAGCCCCCGCTGAACGTTTGATACGGGCGTTCGAGGTCGGCGTTGTTAAACCCAAGCCCCTGCAGGACTTCTTCAGTCTTGTGGTGGATGTTGTACCCGTCCAGCGTGTCGATCTCGTGGAGTTTTTCGGAATACTCCATGAGGAGGGCTTCGTCTTCTTTTTGCTCCAATATTTTACCCAACTCCTCGATTTCCTTTTCGAGTTGGAGGACGCGTTCGAAGGCACCCATCGCCACCCTCAAAACGGATTCACTGGTGTCGAAGCTGAGGAGGTCCTGGTGCAGGTAGCCGATGCTGGTTCCCCGGCCGCGAATGACTTCACCTTTGGACGGGCTGTATTCTCCCACGAGTACTTTCAAGAGGGTAGACTTGCCTGTCCCGTTATACCCGATCAAACCGATCCTTTCCCCCGGATGGATATGCCAGGTGGCCTCTTTTACAATCAAACGGGCACCGAATTCAAAGGTTACGTTTTGTAAGCCTGCGAGCATGATTTTAACTTTAAGCACGCAAAGTTACGCCCCTTAAATCCATTACCTTTATAAAAATTTGCCTCGCCATGCGTCGTTTCGTCCCGGCCGTCTGTATCCTGCTTGCCGCCCTGGCCTGTAACAACAAAGACAAGGAAGCCACGCCGCCGGCCCCCAAGCCGCAACCGGTCAAAGAAGGCAAGTATTCCGCCGCTTTCGGACAATCCCTGGACGGGATGATGACGAGCTACGAAGGCCTGGTCACAGCTTTTGCCAAGGGGGATACGGGACTGATCGGCCAAAACGGGCGTGTGTTCATGACAACGCTGGACAGCCTTCATTTTACGGACTTTGCGGTGGATACCCTGGTTTTTCAAACGGCCACCAGCCAGTTGTCGGATACCCGCACCGAGCTAAAAGGGTTGCTCGGTGAAGCTACACTCGCGTCCCGGCGGCAGGAGCTGAATATGGTTTCCCAGGACTTGTACGACCTGTTGCGCACGGTGCGGTATGACCGGAAAACCCTGTACCTGACCGAATGTGCGACTGCCCTGGGGGATGACAATCCGGGGGACTGGATCAGCCCGGTGGGGGATACCACGCGGATCATGAATCCCTATCTGGGGGCTGTGGGGTGTGCGCAGATCAAGGATTCGCTGCCGGAGCACCCGTAATCACCCGTTCATCCGGTACCCCGCCCGCCTGCATAGCCTGGTTTTGCCCTGGAGGCAAACTTGCCTAGCTTTTGTGTCTAAATCAACGACATGAGAAGATCTTTATGGGTGCTCGCCCTTTTGCTTGCCGCAGGCGGACCCGCCCTTGCGCAGGAAACGCCCGATCCGGCCGTGGTCGCCAAAATTGAAGACCAGGCCTTTAACCACTCACAAGTCATGAACATCGCTTTTTACCTGACGGACGTCAGCGGACCCCGCCTGACCAATTCGCCGGGTTATTTCCGCGCTGCCAACTGGGTAAAAAATACCCTGACGGACTGGGGTCTGTCCAACGCAACCCTCGAACCCTGGGGGGACTTTGGGAGCGGTTGGGAGCTGGATAAATCCTACCTGGCGCTAAAAGCGCCCTACTATCAACCGATCATGGCCTATCCAAAAGCCTGGACCGCTTCCACTAAGGGACTCGTTTCGGGGGCTGTCGTGTTGGTGGACGCAAAGGATTCGCTGGCGTTGTTAAACTATAAAGGGAAGCTGAAGGGAAAAATCGTGGTTTTCCCCAACGACGATACCCTCGCCGAGCCGTTCAAGGCCGATGCCATGCGGTATGTCGATACGGACCTGGCGAAAATGCAGGAGCCTCTGCCGGAGCGCCGCCGTGGGAACCCGGACTCCGCGCGTATGGCGCAGTTCCGCTTGCGCGGCGCCTTTGCCCGCCAGCAGGCTGCCTTCCTGAAAGACGAGGGCGCGCTGATGGTCCTGAGCGGCAACACCCGGGGCAAAGACGGGACGCTTTTTGTCCAGAGTTGGGGCGGGAACGCCCAAAACCTGCCCGCCGGGTTGACCGATATGGTGATTCCCATCGAGGACCTGCACCGCATCATCCGGCTCGTCAAAGCCGGTATCCCGGTTGAACTGGAAGGAGAGGTGAAGAGCCATTTTACCGACAATAAAGGGGATAAGCAGGGATATGACGTGGTAGGGGAGATCCCCGGTACCGATCCGCAGCTCAAAGACCAACTCGTTATGCTCGGCGGCCACCTGGATTCCTGGCACTCCTCCACCGGCGCCACCGATAATGCGGCTGGTTCCGCGGTCATGCTGGAGGCCGTTCGCATCCTGAAGACGCTGGACCTCCACCCCAGGCGGACCATCCGGATCGTGCTGTGGAGCGGGGAAGAACAAGGTCTGTTCGGGTCGAGGGGATACGTCAAAAACCACTTTGCCGACCCCACCACCATGGACCTGAAGCCGGAACAACCAAAGGTGTCCGCCTATTACAACCTGGACAACGGAAGTGGTCGCGTCAGGGGGGTATATCTGCAAGGGAATGAGGCTGTAAGACCTATCTTTGCGTCTTGGCTGACGCCGTTTGCTTCTTTAGATGCGTCGACCCTGACCATCCGCAATACCGGGAGTACCGACCACGTGTCCTTTGACGCCGTGGGGATCCCCGCCTTCCAGTTTATACAGGATCCGCTGGAATATGACACCAGGACCCACCACAGCACCGCAGATTCCTACGATCACCTTTCCGCCGAAGATTTGAAGCAAGCGGCCGCCATCGTGGCGACGTTTGTGTATCAGACGGCGGTGCGCGACCAGGAGCTGCCGCGGAAGCCGCTGCCGGAGGCGCGGCCGGCGGGGGCGAGGCCATTCTAAGATTGACTACATCAGAGTTGCCCGATACAAAAAAGCCGCCCTCACGAGGCGGCTTTACTTTTATGCTTTGAATTCAACAGTTCACCAGGCTCGCAGTCCAGAAAATCGGCAATACGAAACAGGTCAGGGATTGACGGCTGATTTTTGTTGTTCACCCAATCCGAAACGGCGTTGGGCGTGACCCCCATAAATTCCGCTAAGTCCTTGTTTTTCCTCCTGGCATCGCCAAGGGCGCCTTTGATCCTGTTGAATGGTGCTTTCACGGAGCGAATATAATCACTAATAAATTATTGAATTTCAGCCTGTTGTATTCGATCGGAATAAGTATTACATTTCTTGGAATAATATCTTATTTTTAAGAATTCAATTTGACATTTGTTGAATTGAGTTAGGGTTATGATTGTCGAGCCCCAGGTTATCCAACCCGGGGCTCTTTCGTTGGTGCCCGCGGACGACTTGCCGCCGGTGACGCGGTTCTACGAAAATACTAAAAAATTTAGCAAAATAGGGTAAAAAGAAACCCCCATTCAGGAGAATTTGGGGGTTTGTAGGAGCGGAAAACGCGGTTCGAACGCGCGACCTCTTGTTTGGGAAACAAGTGCTCTACCAGCTGAGCTATTTCCGCAAAGGGAGAAAACGACCTGCCAACCAACTATCCGCGAGGGGGATCATCCAGTTGTCCTCCATTTCCTCTTTGGAGGGCACAATATTATTAAAATAAATTGTATCCGCGTCAATAAATCCTTCTTTTATTGCATAATCGACCTGGGACATCGGGATGACCTGAATTTTTTCCTTGACCACAAAGGCCAGGGCGAGCCGGTCGAAAAGGTTGATCTCAAAGCGTTTTTCGATGTCTTTGATAAGGTGGACCGAACTGTCGGTGCTGCAACCGCTGACGCTGGTATCGGCCATGAGCACGATAAAACGGCCGAAAAGCAGGTTGGCGTAGCCTTTTACAGGGGCGCCGTGGGTGGTCCAGGAGGACACAAACGTCTGCAACATGTCTTCGAGTTCCAGGGCTTCCGACAGCAAAAAGGGGCGCGAAGCCTGGTAAATCCATACCCGGGAGGTGGGAGAAAAATCCTCGGGCAACAGGTGTTTGAATTCAAATGTCATAAACTATAATGATGCGGCGACCAGTTCCGCGATGTCGTACACGGACACGGTCTCCTCTTTTTCATTCTTTTTTACGCCGTCCGTCAACATGGTGTTGCAAAACGGGCAAGCCGATGCAATCACGGGGGCGCCGGTTTCCAGGGCTTCGGACGTCCTTTCCCAGTTGACGCGGGTGGTGCCGGTTTCTTCTTCCTTAAACATCTGCGCTCCACCGGCGCCGCAGCACAATCCACGGGTCCGGCAGCGTTTCATCTCGACCAGCTCGGCATCCAGGGCTTCGAGCACCTTGCGGGGCGCTTCGTAAATGCCATTGGCGCGGCCCAGGTAACAGGAGTCGTGGTAGGTGATCTTTTTTCCTTTAAATGTACCCCCGCCTTCCAGACGGATCCGGCCCTCGTCGATCAATTGTTGCAAAAATACGGTATGATGGATGACTTCGTATCGTCCACCCAGGTCGGGGTACTCATTCTTCAGGGTATTGAAACAGTGCGGACAGGCGGTCACGATCCGGGTGACGCCATAGCCGTTCATCACCTGGATGTTGTTGTAGGCCATCATCT
This region of Dinghuibacter silviterrae genomic DNA includes:
- a CDS encoding efflux RND transporter periplasmic adaptor subunit, which translates into the protein MSKKIRNVLLTIIIIFAALAFIVWKLGANKKENTAHTDVVKESNNGAVPVLVYVAVTTPFDPRFDANGNFVPVRSLTYLAQSAGQITQLLVDEGSYVQQGQVMAVLDDKLLQADLVNQQSRLDQAARDKARMEAALPAGGVTQKQVDDARFQYDQIAAQVEQAKKRINDASIKAPISGVVNKKYVEQGTYLALGNKIVDIVDVSRLKLTVNVPEGQVVGLKVGNKVDVTANVYPEAHYSGRITFIAVQGDANLSYPVDIEIGNDAGKPVKAGMYGTAHFTLPSMQPMMLVPRSSFNGGVNSGEVYVMKGGLARIQKVVAGRIYGDRVEVREGLNQGDTVITSGQVNLVDGTQVTVQKQ
- a CDS encoding efflux RND transporter permease subunit, whose product is MQISKISIQRPTLVVVLFSILTLMGLLSYSTLNYELFPKFASNVITITTVYPGAGPEEVESSVTKKIENAVAAMENVKKLTAISSDNLSVLTIQLTTAANADVSLEDAQRRVNVIISDLPTDAKTPSLNKFDLSDLPIITLSASADMEATKLYDIVNQKIQPLLSRLPGMAQVTLVGGSEREIQINVNSQKLEAYKLSLAQVRQVVTNANQEFPTGAIKTDAQNTSIRLAAKFTSIDQIRNLVITTTDDGTQVRLSDVADVQDGIKDQDQLSRVDRVDAIALQLQKQTDANAVEVSKEVKAAVAQLEQDYSAYKLKLNIANDTTTFTLDSANSVIRDLFIAVLLVAAVMLLFLHTLRNAFITMISIPASLVATFIGIKLLGYSLNLMSLLGLSLVVGILVDDAIVVLENIHRHMEMGKNKVRAAYDGVAEIGTTVMSITFVIVVVFLPISLTNEIVSQILRQFCIVVVIATGFSLLASFTIVPLLYSRMGKVEHLTGKNIFEKFIMWFERRLDAFTHWMSATLRWCLRHRIATLGIATVLLFSSFYLVGGGFIGGEFIPNGDRGQFIVALELPKDASVQQANQATMKAEAYLATKPEITSMITVVGQASADNFGQANQAVAYESQITVTLVDESKRSVGSDIYAAHVKQELAAQLTGVKVKTLPVSILGSAQAAPIQLDVLGADLDSAMAFANVALETLRKINGVTEAKLSMENGTPEVDVHFDRDKMSALGLTLDVVGATMQTAFQGTADDSKLKYRQGAYEYDINMRFGKFDRKNIADVSNLSFVNNKGQLVKLNQFATVTEGSGPSELERRDKSPSVSVRSQVIGRPSGTVTAEFAAALLKLRRPTGVTYIFAGDQENQGDAFSTLGIALLISIVLVYLIMVALYDSYVYPMVVMGSLPMALIGALLALALTNNTLNIFTIMGMIMLMGLVAKNAIILVDFTNQSKAEGHNTFDALVYANHARLRPILMTTIAMVFGMLPIALAKGGVSAVENGLAWVVIGGLVSSMFLTLIVVPVIYSLADGFMRRFHLGHPEKKKQVIQQMAEEPSGNGQAVVAVHH
- a CDS encoding YcxB family protein, giving the protein MSFTVNAFLTRSEFIRMSVRRTYTNPVILFFSCVGVAALGLGLLQLAHLVPPFGNIYPTLFIGVYFCLAFPAFNAWLAARTYRYGTLSSQHVVYTFSEEGLRLSTATDALPWEGIVRKQRIGKYLLLFTDRVSAFILPIDGFSAEGLAFVAAHVPKGRI
- the rlmB gene encoding 23S rRNA (guanosine(2251)-2'-O)-methyltransferase RlmB is translated as MRFVSQKTARPSFAKPSLVIGRKPLLEALEAGKGMDRIFMQKGVSGEGIDEIRKLAATLQVPINTVPVEKLNGFTRANHQGVVAIAALITYMDLQAVIDQTVEKGVAPLLVMLDGVTDVRNIGAIARSALCCGAQALIIPDKGVGALNEEAMKSSAGALEKIHVCRVSSLLKAVDTLHLNGIQVYTSEMNAPSRVFELDWTIPACMIMGNEETGVQPFLRKAADARFTIPMAGTFDSFNVSVAAGIILYEALKSRLYAH
- a CDS encoding hydroxymethylglutaryl-CoA lyase gives rise to the protein MHTKDSTAPALKNNRFVKVIECPRDAMQGWKHQIPTAVKVDYINALLRVGFDTLDFGSFVSPKAIPQMADTEAVLAGLHRPIHDTRLLAIIANRRGAEEACSHPEVGYLGYPFSVSETFQLQNTGATIAESLERVFDIHYLAKQSDKQLVVYLSMAFGNPYGDAYSKDIVYHWAQKLAHMGITSISLADTVGLASPSDIFHLTKHVVDALPEMEIGVHLHSRPGEVSEKVAAALDAGSRRIDGAIGGFGGCPMAQDELVGNLDTSDIVSYLHAHGYETHINGEALDEARAFAGTIFV
- a CDS encoding ABC-F family ATP-binding cassette domain-containing protein → MLAGLQNVTFEFGARLIVKEATWHIHPGERIGLIGYNGTGKSTLLKVLVGEYSPSKGEVIRGRGTSIGYLHQDLLSFDTSESVLRVAMGAFERVLQLEKEIEELGKILEQKEDEALLMEYSEKLHEIDTLDGYNIHHKTEEVLQGLGFNNADLERPYQTFSGGWRMRVLLAKMILQKPDLLLLDEPTNHLDLPSIEWLEKYLVHYQGSVVIISHDRYFLDRMVTKIVELYQQQLHIYSGNYSYYMEEKVLRTELQQRSFENQQDYIRQQERFIERFKAKASKAAAAQSAMKRLDKLDRIEDVKVERPDLRINFSVNQQPGKILVTLKDVSKAFGNNVILEHTDAEINRGDKIALIGANGRGKSTALRIIAGTEPFTGERVWGHNVVESFYAQHQLEALDVNQTVLAEMLHCGSQKTEFELRTLLGCFLFSGDEVEKKIKVLSGGEKARVALAKVIVSKANFLLLDEPTNHLDMHSVNLLIDSLNRYEGSLLLVSHDRYFVQKTANKIWEIDENHQIKEFVGHYEEWVDWKNRMAARAAESAAPRKGSGKAAANEPAAKTAAAPAPPPSPAPKVSAPAPKPGGEPIDKEAKKELQKHQRRFEQVEAELAKTNARKAELEAALGSPDVYANAARFQETEKAYKDTVAAIERLNGEYEVVFEKLVELGGA